The following proteins are encoded in a genomic region of Corylus avellana chromosome ca4, CavTom2PMs-1.0:
- the LOC132177371 gene encoding zinc finger protein 7-like encodes MIFQEEEATEVTADKPQGKLIIGGSSDDNNKGTEDDNPGEWLNLSLGRNLLSTAGDSDPQPKTASNKVFSCNFCMRKFYSSQALGGHQNAHKRERGAARRYQSNRMLAMMGLPFSTPFARSLGVRPHSVVQKPSRDATAVVARFNDANTGFRMAWPPVTLEDTMDMIWPGSFHLDRHRPEPPSEPHKLDLNLRL; translated from the coding sequence ATGATCTTccaggaagaagaagcaacTGAAGTTACAGCAGACAAACCGCAAGGCAAGCTAATAATCGGTGGCAGCAGCGACGATAACAACAAAGGAACTGAAGATGATAATCCAGGAGAGTGGTTGAACCTGAGCCTAGGCAGGAATTTGCTCTCAACAGCTGGAGACTCAGACCCACAACCAAAAACTGCTTCTAACAAGGTTTTTTCATGCAACTTCTGCATGAGAAAGTTCTATAGTTCACAAGCATTAGGGGGTCATCAGAATGCCCACAAGAGGGAAAGAGGTGCAGCCAGAAGATACCAGTCCAATAGGATGCTGGCAATGATGGGACTGCCCTTTAGCACTCCCTTCGCCCGATCGCTTGGCGTCCGGCCCCATTCGGTTGTTCAGAAGCCAAGCAGAGATGCAACTGCAGTTGTAGCAAGATTTAATGATGCCAATACAGGGTTTAGAATGGCATGGCCACCAGTCACGCTGGAGGATACAATGGATATGATTTGGCCAGGCAGCTTTCATCTGGATCGACACAGACCAGAGCCGCCATCAGAGCCACACAAGCTTGACTTAAATCTGCGGCTCTGA